ACTACTCAAGACATCAGCCGCCAATTTGAAAAAGCATCGGGCTGAAATATGGTATCAACCAAATCACCCAAACTGCAACGCTAAATCTGTGAAAATTCTGGATCGCTTGCTCATCTTTTCGAAGCAGCACAATCCCTGCCCATACAGCGTGGATGAGCATCAGCAATATTGCGATCAGCCCGCTGATACCGTGAACGTCGAAGGTCAGGCCGCCTGCAAATTCGAGCATTAACCCCGTTCCCCAGGTATCACAGATCAGCCCCAACACAAAGAAGGCCAAATGCCAGAGTTTCAAGCGGCCTGCGAAGCGCTCACTCCAAACCCCAATCGAATAAAACACTAGTGCGGCTGCCATAATCATGCTTGCTGCTGGATCCATAGTAAGCTCCTTGTGGAATAGGGTTTAGGATTTTCACATCGCCATAAGAATTTGTCGAAGAAATGGGAGAAGCAAGATGTTTCGTGCCTTACATACCCCAATTACCCGTTTTCGATCGCGAGAGTTTCAAGATTATAAATCGAAAAAGCCATCCTTTACAGGATGGCTTTTTCGCGTGTGACCCTAACCAGGTGAGTTCCAAACCGCACCCTTCCCCGATTCTGGGAAAAAATTGGTTGCGGAGGGAATAAGTCACGTCAGAATTACTTATCAGAATGAAAA
This DNA window, taken from Chloroflexota bacterium, encodes the following:
- a CDS encoding TIGR03987 family protein, which codes for MDPAASMIMAAALVFYSIGVWSERFAGRLKLWHLAFFVLGLICDTWGTGLMLEFAGGLTFDVHGISGLIAILLMLIHAVWAGIVLLRKDEQAIQNFHRFSVAVWVIWLIPYFSPMLFQIGG